A window of Conger conger chromosome 13, fConCon1.1, whole genome shotgun sequence contains these coding sequences:
- the si:ch211-137a8.4 gene encoding uncharacterized protein si:ch211-137a8.4, which translates to MAATASASPMEGDGCENVAEVQAAVLESATGPAEEEQTAGEAMPASDQHPTDGKSKPASEKIWGSFLKNSGLGKVMGGRKKKEQVAGGVDASVEGVEQEKTTTNQEEGASTPLSPNEQGSGQAPNMEGAGSQEKCIEKELDGEEAAQEQKPSSSSKDAKPKQGEKSSVRDFIRKPVAKIFSHRSTEKKDCGAEAPKHGKTRSKSLDRLEDPEACASALDQTDDSQVGGEPHKSAHHSARHMKRWHSFKKLMAQKSLKKSTEDHKDVEGAEGAEGPSSDTQLESETLDSAGKLDHTGQRRWKLKRSWTFQGLKRDPSVVGIHKPKGSEKDSLDNPKGEDTHANDDQGAVASSEETKSTGEAEMQEKGSQEREEEKGLAAQRTKSVDHHANEIWTTFKKRVIPKSKRASDGGGGTGGGGEEEGAGEHEQAEDQSGREHGKSSKSKRTHFNRAVSLKNFIMRKGKSTSVDLGEAPAGQKEEGAESTGDTSASAPVTENIKEGESPADQAVASEPEAPAAIQNGGDEKTEAVDTNRQTSTGQESEKGHPDTKEEAQAEPALEAACGETKGHKENGSSGAGCDRKGSAMEGEDENHKDIMAHDHEIIPQEDGPQEIATQEDINSQEAVHQIENACCSGSKDEASLNQEQCSDGKTCSGNPVPQSEKMAGKVKPHKEH; encoded by the coding sequence atggcagCGACAGCATCGGCCAGTCCCATGGAAGGGGATGGGTGTGAGAACGTGGCGGAGGTGCAGGCCGCAGTCCTGGAGTCCGCCACAGGCCCGGCGGAAGAGGAGCAGACTGCTGGCGAGGCGATGCCAGCCTCAGATCAGCACCCAACCGATGGAAAATCTAAACCAGCTTCTGAGAAAATCTGGGGATCTTTCCTGAAAAACAGCGGACTGGGGAAGGTTATGGGAgggaggaagaagaaggagcAGGTGGCTGGGGGTGTGGATGCGAGTGTGGAGGGTGTGGAGCAGGAGAAGACCACGACTAATCAAGAGGAGGGAGCCTCAACTCCCTTGAGCCCCAATGAGCAGGGTTCTGGACAGGCACCTAATATGGAAGGTGCTGGGTCTCAGGAAAAGTGCATAGAGAAGGAATTAGATGGTGAGGAGGCCGCACAAGAACAAAAGCCGTCAAGCTCAAGCAAGGATGCCAAGCCAAAGCAGGGGGAGAAATCCAGTGTGCGCGACTTCATCCGCAAGCCTGTCGCCAAGATTTTCTCTCACAGAAGCACAGAGAAAAAAGACTGTGGTGCTGAGGCTCCTAAACATGGGAAGACCCGATCCAAATCTCTAGACAGACTGGAGGACCCTGAGGCTTGTGCGTCTGCACTAGACCAAACAGATGATTCTCAAGTGGGAGGAGAGCCACACAAATCTGCTCATCACTCTGCCAGACACATGAAACGCTGGCATTCCTTCAAAAAGCTGATGGCCCAAAAGAGTCTAAAGAAAAGCACAGAGGATCATAAGGATGTGGAGGGCGCAGAGGGTGCAGAGGGCCCCAGCAGCGATACACAATTAGAGTCTGAAACTTTGGATTCAGCTGGGAAGTTGGACCACACAGGACAGAGAAGGTGGAAACTGAAGCGTTCATGGACATTCCAGGGGCTGAAGAGGGACCCCTCTGTTGTTGGCATCCACAAGCCAAAGGGCTCAGAGAAAGACTCATTAGATAATCCTAAGGGAGAAGACACCCATGCTAATGATGACCAGGGGGCTGTGGCATCCTCTGAGGAGACCAAGTCAACAGGAGAGGCGGAAATGCAGGAGAAAGGCAGCcaggagcgggaggaggagaaaggcCTGGCGGCACAGCGTACAAAGTCAGTCGACCACCATGCCAATGAGATCTGGACCACCTTCAAGAAACGCGTGATCCCCAAGTCAAAGCGGGCATCAGATGGTGGCGGTGGGACTGGGGGCGGCGGCGAGGAAGAGGGGGCAGGAGAACACGAGCAGGCAGAGGACCAGTCAGGGCGAGAGCATGGCAAGTCCTCCAAGTCAAAAAGGACTCACTTTAACCGCGCTGTGTCGTTGAAGAACTTCATCATGCGCAAGGGCAAGAGCACCAGTGTGGACCTGGGGGAAGCTCCTGCTGGACAGAAAGAAGAAGGTGCAGAGAGCACCGGTGATACCTCTGCCAGTGCACCTGTCACTGAGAATatcaaagagggagagagtcctGCTGATCAGGCTGTTGCAAGCGAACCCGAGGCTCCAGCAGCTATACAAAATGGGGGTGATGAGAAGACAGAGGCTGTAGACACCAACAGACAAACATCTACAGGGCAGGAGTCAGAGAAAGGTCACCCAGATACAAAGGAGGAAGCTCAAGCAGAGCCTGCATTGGAGGCCGCTTGTGGAGAAACAAAGGGTCACAAGGAGAACGGATCCTCGGGTGCCGGGTGTGATAGAAAAGGCTCTGCAATGGAGGGTGAAGATGAGAATCATAAGGACATTATGGCTCATGACCATGAAATAATTCCCCAAGAAGATGGACCCCAGGAAATAGCCACACAAGAGGACATCAACTCCCAGGAGGCAGTGCACCAGATCGAGAATGCTTGCTGCAGTGGTTCAAAGGATGAGGCGAGCCTGAATCAGGAGCAATGTTCTGATGGGAAAACCTGTTCTGGCAACCCAGTTCCCCAAAGCG